Genomic window (Flavobacteriales bacterium):
TCGCCGGCAATGCAGGGCAGTCGATGGACTGATCATTACATTCGCCGTGATGCCCCTGAAGGAAAAAACCATCGAACGGATGTACTGGCCCATCGGCGAGGTGGCCGAGACCTTGGGCGTGAACACCTCATTGCTCCGCTACTGGGAGAAGGAATTCGGCACGCTTAGGCCTAAGCGCACCAACAAGGGCGACAGGCTTTATACCAAGGATGACATCGAACAATTGCGGCGCATCCTGTACTTGGTGAAGGAGAAGGGCTTCACGCTGCAAGGGGCGAAGGACCAGTTGCGCAAACCGGAACCGCAGGAGGCCCCACCGCCACCGCAGCTTCCTTTGGACGAAGTGCGATCAAAGCTGAAGCGGGTGCGGGAAAGGTTGGTGGCTTTGAGAGAAAGCTGAAAGAGGAAGGCTGAAAGTTGAAAAGGGGCCTCTCGGACGACCTACGCGTAGGATAGTTGGCAGCGGCAGTTGGTGATCCCTACTACCGCTTCAACAAAAAGTCCTTCACATAATCCTCGATGCCTTCTTCCAACG
Coding sequences:
- a CDS encoding MerR family transcriptional regulator, producing the protein MPLKEKTIERMYWPIGEVAETLGVNTSLLRYWEKEFGTLRPKRTNKGDRLYTKDDIEQLRRILYLVKEKGFTLQGAKDQLRKPEPQEAPPPPQLPLDEVRSKLKRVRERLVALRES